A stretch of DNA from Ovis aries strain OAR_USU_Benz2616 breed Rambouillet chromosome 14, ARS-UI_Ramb_v3.0, whole genome shotgun sequence:
GAGAGCAGATGCAGGCAGGATCTAATTCAAGGTCGAACAGGATCCCTCTGGGCTCCGAGGGGGACCCAGACCATAGAGGACAAGGGTGAAGCAGCAGGATGGTCTCTATTTTTTTGTAAGTGAAGCCAGGCAATCCtcaatttttcagttttactttttggccacacgGCAGCATGTGCAattctcagttccctgaccagagattgaacccgcattggaagcgcagagtcttaaccactggaccaccagggaagtcccaggatggtCTCTTTAGAATTGGTAGACGATTCTGGAACCACCTGAGGGTCTGTTCTGTGCTTCTGTGTACCTGAGTGCTGAAACTCTCAGGTCTTTAAGACCCCGAACATTCTGTGGTTTAAAGTTTCCTCCCCTACTGTAATGTGCGTTGTCCAAGCTTAGGAGTCTTATCTGTCTCTTACGTCTCCACGGCTGGGTACCCAGTGCCTAGGACAGTGCCCTCTGTGTTGTAGAGTTCCACAAATAGATGCTGAAGGGTGAAAGGAAGGAGGGGCTCATGGAAGGTCCAGAAGGCAATTCCAAGGTCCTGAAGAATAGCAAGTCACTCTGAAAGTGCAACGCAGATTCTTAAGCATCATCTGAATTGGATCAGAGAAGGACAAGCAGGCCTGGATGGCTGAAGGGGATGGGAGGGTTCCTGGTGGATGAAAGAGAGGAGACAGGGAGACCAGGGCAGGGCCCCAGGTACATGGCCCCAGTGCAGCCCTGGGGACCTGAGTGggctacacagacacacagaaaccatGCCCCCGGTCATCTTTTCCCCAGATACATTTTCGGCGTCCAGCTGCATGCAAGGAACACAGCGGTGATCGAGACAGCCCTGGCTCTGTCCTCTTGGGGCTCACAGTCTAGTCAGGGCAGACAGACCCATTCCCAGACAGTGGCAAACCAGAACGGGCAGCCCAAGGGCTCTGGGAGCCTAGAGGGAATTTCTCACTCAGCTGGTGgttcagggagggcttcctggaggaggggggcaTCTGAGCTGAAGCCTGAACATAAGCAGGAGTTCTCCAGAGGAAGAGAGGCATGGGGAGAAGGTGTTCAAGAGAGACTCTTCCAGGCAGGAGGAACAGGATATGCAAAGGCTTAGAAATAAGCCtgtttgggaattccctggcggtctagtggttagggctctgagcTTTTACGGCTgtgagcctgggttcaatccctggtcagggagctaagctcCCACAAGCAGGgcagcatggccagaaaaaatttaaaaatcgtGTGTGGTAGGGGTGAATAAGACCTGTCAGAAGCAAAGCCCAAGATGGCTTAAGCTCAGAATTCAAGGAAGTGTGGCAGGAGACAGGGCTGGGCAGGCAGGTCACACCTTGTGGGACATTGTGAGAAACTTAGACTTTCTCCCCAGAGCACTAGGGAGCCATGGCAGATTCCGAGCAAGAGGAGGAGAGGTCAGGGTGTGCTCTCTGCAGACCCCTGTGGCTACCATGAGGAAGGGACTTGGTCAGGAGACCAGGAGGAGGCTGAGTGGGCATCTCGGTGAACCTGGACTGAAGCAGGAGCTGGGGGAATGAAGAGGAGGGGTCAGAAGTACTCAGGAGGGAGGAAGATTAGCTGGGTCTCTAACGTCTCCctttctgggaaggattgaaccTAAGATGATCCTTCGTCGGAAAACTGTTTCTTGAGTATCTGCTCAAAATGGGGCGAGTTAGTTACTCCTTTTATGCTGGAAACCCGCCCAAGCTTCAAGTTGTGATGAGGATAGGGAGACAGCGCCACCTGGGGGTTGCCTAGAAATGTGATCAGTGAACAGACCGTAGACGGTGCGCTATGGAGCGCAGCCTTTCCTTTGATGCAGCCCACTCtacttttttgggggtggggagagcggcttcccaggtggctgtagtggtaaagaacctgcctgccaaatgcaggagacataagagacgcagtttcaatccctgggtcgggaagtttccctggagaagcaaatggcaaaccactccaatattcttgcctggaaaatcccatggacagaggagcatggcagcctacagtccatagggtcacaaagagttggacacgactaaagcgatttagcatgcatgtactctactttttaaaaaatgattttttaattgtgACAAAAGACACATAGCAAGATTTGTCATCTTAACAGTTTTCAAGTGTATAGTTTAGTAGAGTTATGTATATTCATACTATTGGGGAGGCAATCTTCAGAAATTTCGTCTTGCaaaactggaattccattcccATTAACTTAACAAttccccctttctccttcccccatggtccctggcaaccaccatctacttcctgtttctgtgagtttgacccattccattaaaaaagaaaattaattagtGGCCAACATTACAAATTGGAATTTCTGACTTAAAACTTCTAGCTTTTCTTGCAAAACCATCTGGCTGATCATCAGGAaagagatggccagatggcacaGGATTTGAGGAAGTGAGAAGGAGACGGCAGGGGAGAGGGACTGGATGGCCACAGCTCTGACCCCAGGGCCACAGtgtgggagggaaaggaaggaaagatctCCGGTAAGAGCAGGGAATGAAGGGGTCTGGGCATTTGTAACTGAACCCGAAACTGAAGAAGCTGACAATGAATAAAAGGGTGGGATTGAACAAGGAAGACGGGAAGGTGGTTCATTCGATAAAAACTTCCTGAGCATCTAGTGTGTCCCTGGCTCTGGGCTGGGTGGCCGTGGGGACCCAACAGTGACCAAGACAGGCTCTGGACCCCCCTCACACAGTTTGGTCCCTACTCGTAATGAATTAGAGTGGTAACCTAGAGTCAGAGAACCTGGAGGAGGCTGAAGGAGACCAGAGGGGGTTGCATGACTCAGCCTGggatcagggagggcttcctgtaGGAGGAAAAgtcagaactgaaaaataaagaaagggcTGGGAGAGGAAGACAAGACTGAGGATGGGTGGGGGAGTTTCTGACAACCAGTTCCAGTCTCCCCTTTTatcactgcccccaccccaggataCCCCGGAAGCCCAGCTAGGGCCTGACTTCAGCCCCATGCGGCTCACCCgctgccaggctgccctggcaGCCGCCATCACCCTCAACCTTCTGGTCCTGTTCTACGTCTCATGGCTGCATCACCAGCCCAGGAGCTCCCGGACCAGGGGTTCCCGCCGTGGATCCGCCTCCGGCCCCCGTGTCACCATCTTGGTGCGTGAGTTCGAGGCCTTTGACAACGCGATACCCGAGCTGGTGGACTCTTTCCTGCAGCAAGAGCCCGCCCAGCCGATGGTGGTGGTGGCCGACGCGCTCCCCTACCCGCCCCTGGCCCTGCCGCGCATTCCCAACGTTCGCCTGGCGCTGCTCCAGCCCGCCCTGGACCGACCCGCCGCAGCCTCGCGCCCGGAGACCTATGTGGCCACCGAGTACGTGGCCCTGGTGCCCGACGGCGCGAGGGCCGAAGCACCAGGCCAGCTGGAGCGCATGGTTGAGGTGCTCCGAGCGGGCGGCGCACGCCTGGTGGCCGCTCCCGTCGCTTCAACCAACCCGGCCCGGTGCCTGGCCCTGAACGTCAGCCTGCGGGAGTGGACCGCCCGCTACGGCCCAGCACCCTCCGCACCGCGCTGCGACGCCCTGGACGGGGACGCCGTGGTGCTCCTGCGCGCCCGCGACCTCTTCAATCTCTCGGCGCCCCTGGCCCGGCCCGTGGGCACCGGCCTCTTCCTGCAGACCGCCCTCCGCGGCTGGACGGTGCAAATGTTGGACATGCCCTTCGGCGCGGCGCGCCAGCCTCCGCTGGCCACGGCCCACGCGCGCTGGAAGGCAGAGCGCGAGGGGCGCGCACGGCGGGCGGCGCTGCTGCGGGCTTTGGGCATCCGCCTGGTAAGCTGGGAGGGCGGGCGGCTCGAGTGGTTCGGCTGCAACAAGGAGACCCCGCGCTGCTTCGGGACGGTGGTGGGTGACACGCCGGCCTACCTGTACGAGGAGCGCTGGACGCCCCCGTGCTGCCTGCGCGCACTGCGCGAGACGGCCCGTTATGTGGTGGGCGTGCTAGAGGCAGCCGGCGTGCGCTACTGGCTAGAGGGCGGCTCATTGCTGGGGGCCGCCCGCCACGGGGACATCATCCCATGGGACTACGACGTGGACCTGGGCATCTACCTGGAGGACGTGGGCAACTGCGAGCAGCTGCGGGGTGCTGAGGCAGGCTCGGTGGTAGACGAGCGCGGCTTCGTGTGGGAGAAGGCGGTGGAGGGCGACTTCTTCCGCGTGCAGTACAGCGAGAGCAACCACCTGCACGTGGACCTGTGGCCCTTCTACCCCCGGAACGGGGTCATGACCAAGGACACATGGCTGGACCACCGGCAGGATGTCGAGTTCCCCGAACACTTCCTGCAACCTCTCGTGCCCCTGCCCTTTGCCGGCTTCATGGCGCAGGCGCCTAACAACTACCGCCGCTTCCTGGAGCTCAAGTTCGGCCCCGGGGTCATCGAGAACCCCGAATATCCCAACCCGGCACTCCTGAGTTTGGGGGGAAGTAGTTGAAGCTGCCGCGCCTGCTCCTGGCGTCCGGAGAACATTCGGGCACAGGGCGCTGTCCTCTGCTTGGTGCAGCTGGCGTTTGGTTGGCGGGACAGGGATGTGAAACCGCCCAGCCACGGATGTCAAGGATGTGCCCTACCCAAGAGTTCCAGAACCGGGGCTCCGGGGCTGGGACAGAGTTTTGGAAAGAGAAGGAGAATATGCGTGTAGGTTATGGGGTCAGACTGTCTTGTTGCAATTTTTCTGTGCCTCGAGTTTCCTTCGGTATTCCTCGAAAACCCTTGGAGTCCAGCGCAGAGGCCAGGACGCTTGGCTGTTGGGTTGCTTTCGCCACTAGAGGGCCCCCTTGTCCTACCTTGGAGCCAAAGCGACTGTAAGCCCAGGACCTGTGTTCCACTGGCTTTCACGTCTTTCGAGCCTTTGGCTTCTATCTCTCTGGTCTCTTGCGCCTGGCTGGACAGGATAACAAACCcgcacaccaccaccaccttttttttttttttttttccagaaaatgaccTCCTTCCCTCCTGGGCGAGCCCTTGGGGGGTGCATGCTGCTATTCACCCCATCTTGCAGAGAAGGAAGCAGGCTCAGAGCTCAGAGATGCAGATATGGTTCTGGATCCTAGCCCCAGGCCACTGAACTGTTACCTCGTTATTTCAGCTCTCTGCGCCTGTTCGCCCACTCGCAAGGCAGGGTGAACAGTCCTCATAGctcacatttactgagcacttactgtataTCAGGCTTCGTTCTCAGCATTTCACACGGAGTAACTGACTTACCCCTCACCTCCACCGTCTGAGGTGAGAGctgctattattttcattttacagaggagaaaactgataAAGTCACTTGTCCAAGGTCAGACAGCTTGGGAAGTGTCAGAGTCGGGGACTCGAACCCAGGCTGTGAGTCTGGAGACTTCACTGCCGTTGCCCACATCGTCTTTGCAGATGTGGTACCCCAAGGTGGGGGCTTGGGGAAGCCAAACCACTTAGCAGGTGATGCGGTGGCAGCCTTCCTCTGGTGATCGGGCGCCTCAGAGGAAATCCTGTTTGGCCGTGTACCTCCAATATGTGTATTTATTGATAAATTATATCCAGGCATACTAGCATTCTGTGTATTAGTAATACAGCTcaaattattccatttttaaataaaaaaataaagagagggcTTTGTTGACCAGCCTTATCCCAGTGACATGTCCTGCACACCCCTTGGGTATGTGCACTTGGCTTTGAGAGCGCAGGCTCTGAAAAgggagaggcctgggttcaaatccaaggACTGCTGCGTCCTCCTACTATGAACTTGGGCCACGAGGGACTCTGCTTCCCTGCACCTCAGTATGCACCCGAGAATTAGGTAACGGTGATCCTCAACCCGCAGGAGTAAAGGGATCTGTGAGTCAGGACCAAGTGTGGCTCTTGTCTTTctttgtgaccttaggcaagtcactgcTTCTCTGAACGGGTGGAGGGATTGGTGATCTTGCAGAAGTGTGAAGCCCTTGGAGGAGAAGGCTTCACCGGCAAGAGAAGCTAAATGCCACTTCGGCCCAATCTCCAGAGGCTCAGACATCCCAAGCCTGACTTCTTATAATGCAGCCTCTGTTTCTAACCACTGTTTCGAACCTGCCAACTGCTGGCAGTCTGTTGGGTTCCCAGGGAACATTCTGGAAACTTATGGGGATGATTCAGGTTATCGATGCGGTTGGACAGTGTTCTTGGCTCTCTGCACAGTCCAGGGAAATGTCTTATATGCAGGGCACCTGCACACAACGAAGCAGGGACCCTTGTCACATACTGTTTCAAGATGTCCCATCAGGCATTCATGAAGGACTGGTGATACTCAAAATATTTTGCAACTGGTAtggtaatataaaaatataaatcaatatatgcatcacattttaaaaatattttttaattctcaaaatgaTCAAAATTATCTATATATCCATACTTCTTGTTGCTAAGGACGTAACTTGAAGCTCAAATCACTTAAATTATTGTAatggttttgtttcatttagaAATTGTTAGTGTGACTTCTTGATTGACACAgctgtatatgcatatatacataaaatatatgtacatatatatatttaaaacaacctTTTCTTAGCTGTGGTTTGAGAAAGGAACCACATCAAATGCTTCTAGCAACTTTCCATTAAATGAGAATCATTAGAAACTTGAGATCTCAGTAGATAAAGAATTTCTCTTAGACTCAAACTTAGtgtgttggtgttttgtttttttttttttttttgaattctctgTTTGCAGTTCCTGAACTAACAGCAATTACATTTGAGACTTTTCTAGCCCTTAAAATATCTGTTCAATATCTTTATATTCAGCTAAGTAATGGAATGGCAGAAAACCCATCACAACAACTAACTTGAACTAATAAGTTTGTTGCAAtttgtttttttgaattttaCTGCTTTCTCAATTACTCTTATACTGTTCACCAGCCAGAACAGAAGCTTTTTCAATAGTTCAACAACCAGCCCATCCACATTAGCACAAATGAACGAAATTTTAGACCTACTTGGAAAAACCTTGTTAAGAATAATCCAAGCCCAGAACTAGACTATCCTTGGGCAAACACAAAGTCCTTTTAGGATGGCTTTCACTAGTTCTGAATTTTCCAGGAAGTGCAACTACCATGAAAGATGAGGGAAGTATCAGGTTTTGTTCAAAGCTTGGCCAGGGATTGTCAACAATATCAAAAAATCATGTTCCACCTGGTTCTCAGTAACTCGACACCTACATTGCGTGTTTATAGCCAACCAGGGAGCTGCCTACTTTACAGGTGTAAATGTTTGGTTTCTCTCAGATTCTGGGGAGGTGGCCCACATATCTGCATATTGAAATACACATTATAAATTTTTATcgttttttttaagttgttatttatttgctattttggctgcactgggtcttccttgtgaTACACAGGCCTCTCTTattgtggagcctgggctctagagctctcGGGCTTAGTAATTGTGGGCTGGCCTAGAgttagtcgtgtcggactcttcgcaacccctggcaggactgtagcctgccaggcttctgtgtccatggaattctccaggcaagaagctaaggtagccattccgttctccaggggatcttcctcacccagggatcgaacccttgtctcctgcattgcaagcagattctttaccatctaagccaccagggaaagaggGTGGCCTACtgcaatgtgggatcttagttccacaatcagggatcaaacccatttcccctggattggaaggtggattcttaaccatttgaccaccaggaaagtcccaaattcctattcttttatttctcctttttctttcagtttgggCAATATGggattattttgtgtgtgtgaaaggatttgctttttaaatttttatttctgatccaaatatagttgatttacaatgtcgtgttaatcACTGCTCTGCAGCAAAGTCATGcagttgtacacacacacacacacacacacacacacacattcatttctGTTGTGGCTTATTGTAGGATACTGAATCTAGTTCTCTGTGTTGCATAGCAGGACCTTGCTGCTTTTTGGAATCATTTTTAATATCAGGTGTGCGTGGGTTATATTACCTATGAACCTCATTTGAGGAGAACCAAGAAGTCTTTCCTAGAGCTGACATGCAAGTCAGCACAAGCACTGGTGTGGCCCTGCCTGTGGTTTAAACACAAAAGAATTAACTTGCAGGTTATTAATTCATTGGTAAATGGTCCCTGCCAAGAGCCCCTTTTGTTTACTTTAGTTTCTGTGTCCCTgcgcagcatgggggatcttatttcccagaccagggatgggacccatgcCTCccgcagtggaagtgcagagccccgactgctggaccaccaagaaTCCCCTATTATCCTGGCTCTCTCTGGGGACCCCTTCCCTAGATCTCCCCCTGACCCAGCAGCCCAGGGTTAACACTAGGCACGGTGGGAGGAAACGTCTCAGTGGCTGTCAGACAGGCCAATGCGTTTACTAAGTAGCATCTCTTTTGTAGTATCACTACTGGACATCACAGAATATTTGGTCTGAAAAGCGAATGGCACACAAAGACATGTTTACAAATGCACTTTTATGCCCGGCAACTCCCAACTGGAAACGATGCAATGTCCTTGAACACATGAAATAAGGTGGACAGGGGGAGGGATGAACTACTGATATGTATGAAAACATCACTACATTTCTAAAGCATTATGCTGACTCAAAGGAGCTGATGCAAAAAGCTCCATGCTGTACAATTCTGCCACTGTGAAATTCTAAAAGAGACAAAAGGAAATCCTTCAGGATCATAAGCAGATTAGTGGTGGTTGGACCCGGggtgaaggaaggaaataactgCAAAGAAGCATGAGGAAATCTGGGGAGGCAGTGGGAATACTGtgttttgtggtggtggtttttcaCGAGTGTAAGTATCTGTCAAAACTAATCCTTcaactcccctggtggtcctgaGGTTAGGACcctgagcttccactgcatggagcacgggttcgatccttggtcagggaactaagatcccacaattcTCAAGGTAAAAACCAAACCTCCTCCCATTGTGTGCTTTGATTGATGCAGTTTATTGTACGTAAGTTACACTCAATAATGTTGAccccctccagaaagcagaattTGGCCACTACATATTCTTTCTATGTACATGTAATTTCTCCATAGATTGTATATGCAGTTTATTACATGTATAGGTGTTTAAACAGCCATCCCTCATCACCCAAATCCAATCCATTCCCCCAAAAGCACAAAATAGAAAATTGGAGAATAACTGTTTCAGTTGAGGAGAATAAGACACCTCTTTCTCCACCCAAAAACCCCAAATGATTTCCCTAAATATCATTCAACACTCTTATCAAACACTTCTATAACTACCCACTAAGGATTCTGGCATAATAGAAAACATGGAAAACAATTAATTTTTCAACTCAATGGACTCATTAGTGGCTATGTTTGTGCACAATACAGTTTTGTACAGAATCAGATACGAATCTTTTTTCTGGGTCACACAGCAATGATCAGATGTAACTAAATAGCTCCCCAGAAAGGTCAAAGTTACAAGATAACATTTATAATTGGATCCATATTGGTGGTGCCTCCAGGCACCTGCAGTCTACATAGAAAcccagggaggggaagagaaTATCAATCATGAGTAATATGCTTCAACAATGCACAAGACAGGATCCTGTTAGAACAGGTGAGTCTTGATTGCTATCTTCCACATCAGGGATTCAAACAGGACTGCCAACAGTTACACAGCAAGTTTTTGATTCAAACAGCaaattgggattttttttaaaaaagagcaagcCATTGTTTTAGGGTAATGAGACTTAAGATATCAagaggtagggacttccctggcagtccagtggttaagactttgccttccaatgcaggggatgtgggttccatccctggttggggagataagatcccacatgcctcgggggccaaaaaaccaaaacagaggcagtattgtgacaaattcagcaaagactttaaaaaaaaaagataccaagaGGAAACTGCATTACTCTGGAGGTGGTTACAGTGGGAAAGGAATTTACCACTGGTGGTACAAAACTTTTAACTAAAAGATAACATACCTAGGAGAGATAATACCCACGTATTGTGTACCAGTTAATGTTTTTCAAACTGTTTACATCTGTGTAAACATCAGTCATATCAGGATACACATTTCCTGTCATAGAAAGTTGCCCtcaactttcctggtggtccagtggttaagaatgcgcttccaaggcagggggcacaATTTCAACtgctggttgggaactaagatggCATATGCCCTACAgcttgtttaaaaagaaagttccTTTCTGCCCTCTCCAAATGGATAGATCttcatgtgaaagtcactcagccacgtCCTGCTCTTTGGTCATGCCCTACTctgtgggccgcagtccatgcaattctccaggccagaatgctggagtgggtagcctttcccttttccaggggatcttcccaacccagggatcagaccctggtctcctgcattgcaggcagattctttaccagttgagccacaagggaagcccaagaacactggagtgggtagcctatcccctctccagtggatcttcctgacccaggagtcagtCACCACTGTTCTGAGCTCTCTCATTATAGACCACTTTAGCTTGCTCTAGACTttcatgggacttctcaggcggcgctagtggtaaagaacccacttcaggttcgatccctcaagaaaatccctggaggagggcatgggaatccactccagtattcttgcctggagaatcttatggacagaaatgcctggtgggctgtagtccatagggtcacacagagtcgggcatgattgaagcaacttagcatgtagactttcatataaatggaattataaggCACTTACTATTTTCGGTTCCATTCACTCAAAATGTTATCTGTGAGATGCATCGcattgagtgtatatatatatacatatttttttgtttttgtttttgctcagGAGCCTTCCATCAAATGATGATTGTACCCAGTAATCCAGTTGATGTTTCTAAGTTTTGGCAATTACGGAGAGCAACTCTAAACATCTGTGTACCAGTTTTTGAGTGAATAGgaactttcctttctcttgggtacATTCCCAGGACTGAGACTCACAAGCTCCCTGGTTAAgtagatattttaatatatgcttTGACATTAAAACATCCCATTTTCATAATCACCCAGTGATTTTCCAAAATGACTagaccattttgcattcccaccagcagcaaCACGGGCTCTATCCACTTCCACATCCCAATTGGCACTTGGTATTGTTTTTGATCACTGCCATGCCaagtgaagtggtatctcatgggGGTTTCCAATGGTGTTTTTCGATAAGCAGATATTTCATTTCAATGAAGCCCtatttgtattttctgttgttttctgcaCAGCTAGCATTTTTAGTCAAATTTTTACAAACATCTGATGAGATAGACCGGACAGTTTTATTATAAACCTCCTCAGAGTAACAGCAATGTGTTAGCAGTCTCCCTTCAGTTTCCCCAAGGAGTGTTTGCTATTGTGGAGGAGACAGAGGGCCTGGGGACAGGGTGGGATGTACCGTGGAGAGgtcacagaacacacacacacacgcagccaCAGCCACCAAAATAACCAGCAAAAGAGCCAGCAACCTGTCAGAACATCCTTGCTCTCAGAGAGCAGAACTTCCCATGATGCCCTGTGCCCTGAGACAGGAAGGCCAGGCAGGCTGCCAGGACGGGGTGTAGAGGCCACGTTCCCTCTCCATCTTCTATGGTTTCCTAGCCTTAGGTGGGGCCTGGGTAGACTTGGAAACagtcacacactcacacacacacacacacacacacacacacacacacacacacacacacactcattcacacTCAAGCAGCATACACCCCAGCAGCGAGGCCTCCCGGATCTGACGTCAGggagggaagctgaggcccaTGGCTCCCGAGTGTGTGGTCAGGGCCCTCCAAAAGGCCTTGTTTGTCCGTTCATCCATCCCCCGTGATTCCAATGTCCAGAGCAACCCCATGGCGCAGGGAAGGTCTCTACAGGATTTCACATGACTGATTCCTTCTCACAGGTGTCAGCATC
This window harbors:
- the FKRP gene encoding ribitol 5-phosphate transferase FKRP, with product MRLTRCQAALAAAITLNLLVLFYVSWLHHQPRSSRTRGSRRGSASGPRVTILVREFEAFDNAIPELVDSFLQQEPAQPMVVVADALPYPPLALPRIPNVRLALLQPALDRPAAASRPETYVATEYVALVPDGARAEAPGQLERMVEVLRAGGARLVAAPVASTNPARCLALNVSLREWTARYGPAPSAPRCDALDGDAVVLLRARDLFNLSAPLARPVGTGLFLQTALRGWTVQMLDMPFGAARQPPLATAHARWKAEREGRARRAALLRALGIRLVSWEGGRLEWFGCNKETPRCFGTVVGDTPAYLYEERWTPPCCLRALRETARYVVGVLEAAGVRYWLEGGSLLGAARHGDIIPWDYDVDLGIYLEDVGNCEQLRGAEAGSVVDERGFVWEKAVEGDFFRVQYSESNHLHVDLWPFYPRNGVMTKDTWLDHRQDVEFPEHFLQPLVPLPFAGFMAQAPNNYRRFLELKFGPGVIENPEYPNPALLSLGGSS